Proteins encoded by one window of Brienomyrus brachyistius isolate T26 chromosome 1, BBRACH_0.4, whole genome shotgun sequence:
- the LOC125733301 gene encoding myosin light chain 3, skeletal muscle isoform-like, with amino-acid sequence MGDFSADQLDDFKEAFGLFDRIGDSKIAFNQVADVMRALGQNPTNKDVVKILGNPNAEDMANKRIDFDAFLPLLKTVDAIQKGTYDDYVEGLRVFDKEGNGTVMGAELRIVLSTLGEKMTGPEVDSLMQGQEDENGCVNYESFVKAILSV; translated from the exons ATG GGAGACTTCAGTGCTGATCAGCTGGACG ACTTCAAAGAGGCTTTTGGGCTCTTTGACAGAATTGGTGACAGCAAGATCGCCTTCAACCAGGTGGCCGATGTCATGCGTGCTCTGGGACAGAATCCCACAAACAAGGATGTGGTGAAGATTCTTGGCAACCCAAATGCAGAAG ATATGGCCAACAAGAGAATTGATTTTGATGCCTTTTTGCCCCTGCTGAAGACTGTGGATGCCATTCAGAAGGGAACCTATGATGACTACGTTGAGGGTCTGCGTGTCTTTGATAAGGAGGGTAACGGCACAGTCATGGGGGCTGAGCTCCGCATCGTACTCTCAACACTTG GGGAGAAGATGACTGGGCCAGAGGTTGATTCCCTTATGCAGGGACAGGAAGACGAGAATGGCTGTGTGAACTATGAAT CTTTTGTGAAGGCCATCCTGTCTGTGTAA